One segment of Phaeacidiphilus oryzae TH49 DNA contains the following:
- a CDS encoding ribonuclease HII, with protein MVVVPPTHSVERSLRAHGAKVVAGVDEVGRGAWAGPVTVGAAITGLRRAPEGLTDSKLLTPKRRTEMAGQLRTWVTGFALGQASSRECDELGMTAALRLAAVRALEALPIRPDAVILDGKHDYLGGPWRVRTVIKGDQSCVSVAAASVLAKVHRDELMAGLAPEYPAYGFESNAGYPSPVHRAALSEFGPTDHHRLSWAYLDDLPQWRHRKLPRQGSGAGESPDEQLALGF; from the coding sequence ATGGTCGTCGTTCCCCCCACCCACAGCGTGGAGCGCTCGCTGCGGGCCCACGGCGCGAAGGTGGTCGCGGGGGTGGACGAGGTCGGCCGGGGCGCCTGGGCCGGGCCGGTCACCGTCGGCGCCGCGATCACCGGACTGCGGCGGGCCCCGGAGGGGCTGACCGACTCCAAGCTCCTCACCCCCAAGCGGCGCACCGAGATGGCCGGGCAGCTCCGCACGTGGGTGACCGGGTTCGCGCTGGGGCAGGCGAGTTCGCGGGAGTGCGACGAGCTGGGGATGACGGCCGCGCTGCGGCTGGCGGCGGTGCGCGCCCTGGAGGCGCTGCCGATCCGCCCCGACGCGGTGATCCTGGACGGCAAGCACGACTACCTGGGCGGGCCCTGGCGGGTCCGCACGGTGATCAAGGGCGACCAGTCCTGCGTGTCGGTCGCCGCCGCCTCGGTGCTGGCCAAGGTCCATCGGGACGAGCTGATGGCCGGGCTGGCGCCGGAGTACCCGGCCTACGGCTTCGAGTCGAACGCCGGCTACCCCTCCCCGGTCCACCGGGCGGCGCTGTCCGAATTCGGCCCGACCGACCACCACCGGCTCTCCTGGGCCTATCTCGACGACCTGCCGCAGTGGCGCCACCGCAAGCTGCCGCGGCAGGGCTCCGGCGCCGGCGAGAGCCCCGACGAGCAGCTGGCGCTGGGTTTCTGA